The following nucleotide sequence is from Anaerococcus sp. Marseille-Q7828.
AACCTCATTTTTTAGCCCATAGTAACTAAGAACTGCAAATAAAGCAATTGCTAGAATATAAGTATTAAAGATATTAGTAATTACATAGTTCCTGCCATCTTCATATAAATATTTAAAAATCTCATTGTTTTGAATACTCAATAGTAAGTATGAAAACACAGTAAAAATAATTAATATTTTTAAAATTAAATCATTAGATTTATTTGCTTTCAAATTTATTTTGAAGTTTCTATTCATAATATCTCACACGATGATTTGCTTGTTTGCCTTGTTAATCCTATTATAATAGTCCTTTTGACTCTCATTATCCCCCATCATAAGTTCATTAATTATTTTCCCATCTTTTATAAACATAATCCTATTTGCAAAGCTAGCTGCATAGGAATCATGGGTCACCATTATTATCGTAGTATTCTCTACTTTGTTAATATCTTTTAATATCTTAAGTAAATCAATAGAACTTTTTGAGTCAAGCGCTCCCGTAGGTTCATCAGCTAGAATTATTTTAGGATCAATAGCTATAGCTCTAAGGGCAGCAACTTTCTGTTTTTGTCCTCCAGATAAGTCTTTGGGATATTTATTTAGTAGTTCAAAAATATCCATTCGCCTTGCTAGTCTATGAATTTTATTCATATCCCATCTTTTGCTATGGATTTTAAAAGGTATTAGCACATTTTCTAGGGAAGAAATATTATCAATTAATTTAAAGTCTTGAAATATATAGGTCACAAGATTTCCCCTATAATTTTCTAATTCCTTTCTGCTAAAGCTATTAATATCCTTACCATCAAATATGATTTCCCCATTAGTCACTTTAGATACTCCTGCAAGCATATTTAATAGTGTAGTTTTACCAGAACCACTTGTTCCCATTATAGCAAAAAATTCACTATCCAAAACATCAAAGCTCATTTCATCTATGGCAGTAAATGAAGATTTTCCTCTTCCATAAGT
It contains:
- a CDS encoding ABC transporter ATP-binding protein, whose amino-acid sequence is MDYKRILQIKYLEKTYGRGKSSFTAIDEMSFDVLDSEFFAIMGTSGSGKTTLLNMLAGVSKVTNGEIIFDGKDINSFSRKELENYRGNLVTYIFQDFKLIDNISSLENVLIPFKIHSKRWDMNKIHRLARRMDIFELLNKYPKDLSGGQKQKVAALRAIAIDPKIILADEPTGALDSKSSIDLLKILKDINKVENTTIIMVTHDSYAASFANRIMFIKDGKIINELMMGDNESQKDYYNRINKANKQIIV